One genomic segment of Panicum virgatum strain AP13 chromosome 2N, P.virgatum_v5, whole genome shotgun sequence includes these proteins:
- the LOC120659444 gene encoding 60S ribosomal protein L15-1-like — protein sequence MGAYKYVSELWRRKQSDVMRFVQRVRCWEYRQQPAIVRLTRPTRPDKARRLGFKAKQGYVVYRVRVRRGGRKRPVPKGIVYGKPKHQGITQLKFQRNKRSVAEERAGRKLGGLRVLNSYWVNEDSTYKYFEVILVDVAHTAIRNDPRINWLCKDVHKHRELRGLTSAGKKYRGLRGKGHTHHKNRPSRRATWKRNQTLSLRRYR from the exons ATGG GGGCGTACAAGTACGTGTCGGAGCTATGGAGGAGGAAGCAGTCCGATGTGATGCGCTTCGTGCAGCGCGTCCGCTGCTGGGAGTACAGGCAGCAGCCGGCGATCGTCCGCCTCACCAGGCCCACCCGCCCGGACAAGGCCCGCCGCCTCGGCTTCAAGGCCAAGCAG GGCTATGTTGTTTACCGTGTCCGTGTCAGGCGTGGTGGCAGAAAGAGGCCCGTGCCCAAGGGTATTGTCTATGGCAAGCCAAAGCACCAGGGTATCACCCAACTCAAGTTCCAGAGGAACAAGAGGTCTGTTGCTGAGGAGAGGGCTGGGCGTAAGCTTGGTGGACTGAGGGTTCTCAACTCCTACTGGGTGAATGAG GATAGTACCTACAAATACTTTGAGGTCATCCTTGTTGATGTTGCCCACACTGCCATCCGCAACGACCCCAGGATCAACTGGCTGTGCAAGGATGTGCACAAGCACCGCGAGCTCCGTGGCCTCACCTCGGCTGGCAAGAAGTACCGTGGCCTGCGCGGCAAGGGCCACACCCACCACAAGAACAGGCCATCCAGGAGAGCCACCTGGAAGCGCAACCAGACCCTCTCCCTCCGCCGCTACCGTTGA